The segment CGCGCTTGGCGTTGCGGGCGGCGGCGTGGTGAGCCTCGGACTGGTCTTCGCGCTGTTCGGCATGCGGCCGGATGTCCCGCAGGCGATGGTCGGCTTCTCCTTCTGGATGAAATGGGCCTACACGCTGTCGCTGGGGCTGATCGCCGTCGGCGCGACGATGCGACTGGCCCGCCCGACCGGCGGCTCGCTGCGCATGCTGTGGCCGCTGGCGCTGCCGATCCTGCTGATGGCAGCGCTCGCGATTGCGGAAATGTCGCGCACGCCGATGCGCGACTGGCTTTCGATGTGGCTCGGCGGCAGCTGGAGCCGTTGCCCGTGGCGGGTGCTGTTGCTCGCGCTGCCGATCTTCATCGGCCTGCTCTGGTCGTTCCGCAAATTGGCACCGACCAACCTGCGCGCCGCCGGCGCCGCCGCGGGGCTGGCGGCAGGGGCCTGGGCGGCGACCATCTATTGCCTGCACTGCGACGAAGTGGCGGCGGTGTTCGTGCTTACTTGGTACAGCCTGGGTGTCCTGCTGGCGACTGGTCTGGGCGCTCTGGTAGGGCCACGCGTCCTGCGGTGGTGAACGTGTGACCGGTCTTGGCAGCGGCCCGTAGAGGGAGGGCCGAACCGGCACCCAAGCGTCCAGGGAAACCAAGCCATGATCATGCTCCATAGCGGCGCCAGCATCGCCGCCACCGCCGCCCTCGTCGCGCTCTCTGGTACCAGCGCCGCGGCTCCCGTCGCGTCGGCGGACGGGGCCGTGCATTGCTACGGCATCAACAGCTGCAAGAGGACGTCGGATTGCAAGTCGGGCACCCATGAGAGCAAGGGCCAGAACGAATGCAAGGCCAAGGCTTCAAGACGGTTTCCGCCAAGGCCTGCAGGCGGGCGGCAGCCTCACCGAGCCGAAGTGAAGCACACGCCGGCCCGACCTGCCTGTCGGGCCGCCGCGTCTGCAAGGAGAGAGGGCATGACCCATCCCCATCGTTTCGGCCTCGGGCTGCGCAAGCCGCATTATGAGGATGTTCTGGGATCGGCGATGCCGGGTGCAAGGCTTCGCGACGGGCTGATCACCGCGATTCGTTGACCGCGCATCCCCACCGGGCGGTCACAAAACGGGCAATCTCCGCCGCCAGTTCGTCGTCCTCAGGCGTGTTCCCCTGAAACCCTCCATGCGGCATTGCTTCGAACACGTGCAACTCGGCTGCCACCCTCGCCCGGCGCAACGCGCGATGCATCCGCACCGCGTTGGACAGGAAAAGGTCGCGGGTGCCCGATTGGAGGAAGGTCGGTGGCAGGCCCGTCAAATCCCCGAATAGCGGCGAGAGATAGGGGTGCGAGAGATCGGCCCCGCCAGCATAGAGTATGTTGTTGCGCATCAGCGACCCGGGCAGCACCACATCGACCATCTGGTTGACCTGGAAGCTGTCGCCGGACTCGGTAAGATCGACCTGCGGCGAAAGCAGGATCAGGCCGCCAGGCATGGCAAGCCCTTCATCCTTGGCGCGCAGAAGCATCGCCACGGCCAGGTTGCCGCCCGCCGATCGTCCGCCCACGACGATGCGCGACGGCGCATGCCGTTCCAGCACGTAACGATACGCCGCCATCGCGTCGTCCAATGCCGCCGGGTAAGGATGCTCGGGCGGCATCCGGTAATCGACGCCGTAGCACAACGCCCCGTGCTGATCCGCCTGCATCTGTGCCTGCGCGACACAGGCTTCGCCGCCGCCGAACACAAATGCGCCGCCATGGAAATCCACATAGGCACAGTTCCGCAGCCGAATGGCTGCGGGCGTGGCGACGTGGATCGTAGCCGCGCCGCGCCGGACCGTTTCGATGGTGGCGCGCGCGCTGCCGGCGAGCCCCTTCACCGCCGCCGCGTAGTGCCCATCCGCCGCCGCCTTGAGCTGCATCCACCCCGCATGGTCCTCCGGCGCAGGCATGGTGTACAGTGCATTCCGCGGAACGCCGTCGTCGTTCACCAGCCGCTCGAGACTGGCGCGCGCCTCCTGGCTCATGGACGCTGGAAAGGGAACAAGGCGGGCTTGAACCGAGACGCCGTTTTTGTGCTTGCTCATGTCGTTACGCTACTCGCTCTGCGTGCCGGGTCGCCGCGATGCCCTGCCGACGACGCGGGCCGGTCATGCCGCCTTAGCGCTCCCGCTCCGATATCCGCAAACGATGCATGCCGGGGGCCACCCTCGCATCCGAGAAGGGCGCCCCCTGCATCGGGCTACTCAGTCCACTTGCGCGAAGTCGGTCGACCGAGTCACCGCTTCCCAGCGATCGATCTCGTCGATCACCGTGTCGAGCTTCTCGCGGGCGCGCCGCAGCGCGTCGCTTCCGAGCAGCAGGTGCAGCGGCGGATTGGGCGCGTCGACCAGCTTGAGGATCGCTGCAGCGGCCTGGTCGGGATCGCCAAGCTGGCGCCCCGCCATCGCATCGAGCCGTGCGATCCCCGTTCCGACGCTCTGCGCATATTGCGCGCCGCCCTGGCTGCGGCGAAGCGAATGCTCGCTGAGGAAGTCCGTACGGAAGGCACCCGGTGCAACCGCCGTGGCCTTGAGGCCGAACGGCGCGATTTCCTGCGCCAGGCTTTGCGTCAGCCCTTCGAGCGCCGATTTGGTCGCTGAATACAGGCCGGACGATCCGGCCGGTGCACGGCCCGCGATCGAGGTGATGTTGAGGATGTGACCACGGCCCTGCCGCCGCAGCGCGGGGAGCGCTGCGCGAATGATCGCAAACGGTGCGAAGACGTTGACCGCGAACAGCCGTTCGAATTCCGCATCGGTCGCCTCCTCCAGCGCGCCGAGCAGGCCGTAGCCGGCATTGTTGACCAGCACGTCGATCTGCGCGGCCTTGTCGAACGCTGTGTGCACCGCGGGCGCGATCGCCGCCCTGTCGGTAAGGTCTACGGGGATGACATGCAGCTTGCCGATGCCCGCCTCCAGCGCCGGCGCCCCCTCGCGCACCGTACCGATAACGGTATCGCCGCGTGCCAGCGCCGCCTGCGCAAGTGCCTTGCCGAGGCCGCGGGAAATGCCGGTGATGAACCATGTCTTCATAGCCGTTCTCCTTCGCCGCCGGATGTAGCCTCTCCACCGAACCGGATAATCGGCCGATGGCTACCCGGGCTTGTAAGTCCGGCTTCACAATGCTGAAATGCGCCGGATGATCCATTCCAGCGAATTCGGCGCCCTTCGCGCCTTTGCGGCCGTAGCGGAGCACCGGAGTTTTACCCGGGCCGCCGAGCAACTCGGGGTATCGTCCTCGGCGCTGAGCCAGCTGATCCGCGGCCTGGAGGAACGGCTGGGCATTCGGCTGCTCCACCGCACCACCCGCAGCGTCTCGCTCACCGAAGCAGGCGCAGCCCTCCTTGGCGATGTCGTGCCCGCGATCGACAGTCTGGCAGACGCACTGGAGCAGGCACGTACCGCCGCGCGGCGGCCAGTCGGCACCGTGCGCCTGCACAGCTTCCACGCCGCCGCGGACCGGTTCGTGGTGCCGATCCTGCCGAAGCTCACGCGCAACTTCCCCGACATCACGCTGGATCTCACGATCGACGACACGGTCGTCGATCTCGTCGGCAGCGGCTATGATGCCGGCATCCGTATCGGCGAGGTGATCGAGCGGGACATGGTCGCGGTCCGGCTGGGAGGCGATATTCGGCAACTCGCGGTCGCTGCCCCCGCCTATCTCGCCGAGCATGGGATGCCGCAAACGCCGAAGGACCTGTTGCAGCATCGCTGCATCCGCTGGCGCTGGCCCGGGCAACCGGGCCCCTATGCCTGGGAGTTTTTCGAGGAGGACCGCTGGTTTTCGGTGGCGGTCGAGGGCCCGTTGATCACCAGCAGCCGCACGGTGATGATGGACGCGGCACTGGCCGGCGTGGGGATCGCCTTCCTCAAGGAAGAATCCGTGATCGGCGCGTTCGCTCGGGGAGAGCTCGTACCGCTATTGGCGGACTGGTCGGTCCCCTTCCCCGGCTATTATCTGTGCTACCCCCAGCAACGACAGATGGCTCCGGCCCTGCGCGCCGTGATCGATGCGATCCGTGCGGGGGCGACCGATTAACGGACGATCGTTGACATCGCCCCCCGCGCTTGATGCGGGGCATCCCCCGCACCGCTCAGCTTCTAGCGGCGGAGCATAGGCGGCATGGTGAGCCCCTGCGCGAAGATCGAGAAAGCGACGACCCCGAAGGTGACAACGACGATTGCGCCGCGTTCGGCGACGTTTGCGGGCACCGAGAGTGCCAGCGCCGGCCCCACCGCGCCGCGCAGCCTGCCCCAGACCAGCACGTGCTGAGAGGTGGCGGGCAGCCGAAGCGCGATACCCGCCAGCACGAGTCCGGCGGTATAGGGCAGTCCGATCCGCCGCGAGATCATCGAGACGACGATCAGCAGCGCGCCGAGCTCGGTGAGATCGATGCCGGTCGACACGGGCACGCCTTGGGCAGCGACGCTAGGCCGATTTTCACCGGTACGCGAGGAGGCGCCTCAGTCCGCCGTACGGATCACTGCACGCGTGACGTCGCCCATCAGCCGCATGCGGACCGGGATGGGCTGGCGCGTGCTGGCGATCAGTACGGCGATGGCATATCGGTGTCCGTTGGGTGCGGTCAGCAGGCCGACATCGTTGTAGCCGGTCGCGAGACTGCCGAGTTCTTGGCCCGTGCCGGTCTTGTGCGCCATCTTCCAGCCTGGCTGCAGGCCAGACTTGAGCCGTAACGGGCCGGTCTTGCTCGCCAGCATGATCCTGAACAGGCGATCGGTGGCGCCATGGCTGAGCAGCTTGCCCTGCGCGAGCAGCGACAAGCCCAGCGTCACGCCATTGGCGGTGGCGCCGTCATAGGGCGCGGCGAGATAGCGATCGAGCGCCTTCCGACGCTGGTCCGCGGGCGTCGCTGCGCGCGCCTGAAGGAAGCCCGAGCCGCCCGCCCATTCCTCGCGCCACACCAGACCAGCCGTGCGCGCCTGAAGCTCGCGCTCGCCGGGGCCGAACCCCACGCCCTCGACGCCCTTCTCCTTCAGAAGCCGACGGATCGCGGCGGGGCCCCCGACCTTCCACAACAGCACGTCGTTGCACGTGTTATCGCTGCGCGTCAGCGCGCATTCGAGCAGCGCACCGACCGTGGTGCGATAACCGTTGGGTCCGATCAACGGGCGGATCGGCTGGTGGAAGACGGTGAGGTCCGCCCGGGTCACCGTAACCGGCGTGGCGAGCGACAGGCGCTGGCGGTCGATCGCATCGAACACCGCGATCGCGACCCATAGCTTGCTCACGCTCTGCTGCGGGTGCGGTCGCGCGCCATTCCACGCCACCATCCAGCCGTGATCGACATCGCGCACCGAGATCGCCACCTGGCCTTGAAATCCGGCGCCGAGCACCTGCACCGCATTGAGCAGCGCTGCTGGCGGCTCGTCGGACCGCTTGGGCCGCGGTGTCGCGGAGGTTGCGTCGATCGGCGGGGCAACCAGTGCGGGGCGCGGCGGCGGCGGCAACGGCGTCTTCGGAGCGGCAGGGGGTGCGGCAGGAACACAGGCGGCAAGCAGGACGACCGGCGCAAGGCGCGCGCCGATCCGGGCGGCGGTGGCAATAAACGGCAAACAACTCTCCCTTTGCCGATGGCTTACAGGGGAAGGCCGCGGATTGCAGGGCAATATACCACGGTTCGTCGCCCTAGAGCCGTCATTCATCGTCACCGGTCAGAGACCGGCGGGCTGCCGCCGCCGTTTCGGAAATGCGATGCGCGTCACGATCGGCAAAGACATCATCCCTGTGCAGAACGCGCCCGGTCGTATCGCTTGCGGTGTCAGGACGGCAGGATGGGGGTATCGCCGAGCCGCTCCGCACCCGAGAACAAGCCTTCGAGCCTGCGCCGGAGATGCGCTGCGAAGGCAGCATCGTGCCGGCGCGCGGGGGCGGCCTGCTCCATCAGCTCGTTGAACATCGCCTCGCGCACGCGATCGATCGCAGCCGGTTCGAGAAGCTTGGCGGCTTCGAGTTCGCGGCAAAGCTGCAACAGCCCTGCTGCCGTCGCCAGCGCGCGGAATCCCGCCAGGTTGAGCGAGTGGTGCAATTCGGTCTTTGGATCCTCTACCATGGTCTTCCCGGTTCGATGCCGTGGATTATCGCGCGCCCCGCCCCGCGTAGCGCATACGCTCCCCCAGGTGGGCAATGGATACAATACGCCTCTCAACCCTTTGAGACCATTGCACTAGAGACAATCGGACTTGCGCTTTCCGAAGGCCGGCCGGCCCGAGGATCCCCGCGTCTTCCAGACTATCTTCATCAGGCCGCGGACCAGACCGATCTTCGGCAGCGAAGGCCCATGACGACCGCAAGGCCGCCCGCCGCAGCGGTTGCCTGTCGACGAAAGACCACGCTAGATATCGG is part of the Sphingomonas sp. genome and harbors:
- a CDS encoding DUF1109 domain-containing protein; this encodes MSREPEIDGTEQLIAALATNVPPVPTRFIGRRIALGVAGGGVVSLGLVFALFGMRPDVPQAMVGFSFWMKWAYTLSLGLIAVGATMRLARPTGGSLRMLWPLALPILLMAALAIAEMSRTPMRDWLSMWLGGSWSRCPWRVLLLALPIFIGLLWSFRKLAPTNLRAAGAAAGLAAGAWAATIYCLHCDEVAAVFVLTWYSLGVLLATGLGALVGPRVLRW
- a CDS encoding alpha/beta hydrolase: MSKHKNGVSVQARLVPFPASMSQEARASLERLVNDDGVPRNALYTMPAPEDHAGWMQLKAAADGHYAAAVKGLAGSARATIETVRRGAATIHVATPAAIRLRNCAYVDFHGGAFVFGGGEACVAQAQMQADQHGALCYGVDYRMPPEHPYPAALDDAMAAYRYVLERHAPSRIVVGGRSAGGNLAVAMLLRAKDEGLAMPGGLILLSPQVDLTESGDSFQVNQMVDVVLPGSLMRNNILYAGGADLSHPYLSPLFGDLTGLPPTFLQSGTRDLFLSNAVRMHRALRRARVAAELHVFEAMPHGGFQGNTPEDDELAAEIARFVTARWGCAVNESR
- a CDS encoding oxidoreductase — its product is MKTWFITGISRGLGKALAQAALARGDTVIGTVREGAPALEAGIGKLHVIPVDLTDRAAIAPAVHTAFDKAAQIDVLVNNAGYGLLGALEEATDAEFERLFAVNVFAPFAIIRAALPALRRQGRGHILNITSIAGRAPAGSSGLYSATKSALEGLTQSLAQEIAPFGLKATAVAPGAFRTDFLSEHSLRRSQGGAQYAQSVGTGIARLDAMAGRQLGDPDQAAAAILKLVDAPNPPLHLLLGSDALRRAREKLDTVIDEIDRWEAVTRSTDFAQVD
- a CDS encoding LysR family transcriptional regulator; this translates as MIHSSEFGALRAFAAVAEHRSFTRAAEQLGVSSSALSQLIRGLEERLGIRLLHRTTRSVSLTEAGAALLGDVVPAIDSLADALEQARTAARRPVGTVRLHSFHAAADRFVVPILPKLTRNFPDITLDLTIDDTVVDLVGSGYDAGIRIGEVIERDMVAVRLGGDIRQLAVAAPAYLAEHGMPQTPKDLLQHRCIRWRWPGQPGPYAWEFFEEDRWFSVAVEGPLITSSRTVMMDAALAGVGIAFLKEESVIGAFARGELVPLLADWSVPFPGYYLCYPQQRQMAPALRAVIDAIRAGATD
- a CDS encoding cation:proton antiporter; this translates as MSTGIDLTELGALLIVVSMISRRIGLPYTAGLVLAGIALRLPATSQHVLVWGRLRGAVGPALALSVPANVAERGAIVVVTFGVVAFSIFAQGLTMPPMLRR
- a CDS encoding serine hydrolase, producing MVAPPIDATSATPRPKRSDEPPAALLNAVQVLGAGFQGQVAISVRDVDHGWMVAWNGARPHPQQSVSKLWVAIAVFDAIDRQRLSLATPVTVTRADLTVFHQPIRPLIGPNGYRTTVGALLECALTRSDNTCNDVLLWKVGGPAAIRRLLKEKGVEGVGFGPGERELQARTAGLVWREEWAGGSGFLQARAATPADQRRKALDRYLAAPYDGATANGVTLGLSLLAQGKLLSHGATDRLFRIMLASKTGPLRLKSGLQPGWKMAHKTGTGQELGSLATGYNDVGLLTAPNGHRYAIAVLIASTRQPIPVRMRLMGDVTRAVIRTAD